From the genome of Triticum aestivum cultivar Chinese Spring chromosome 3B, IWGSC CS RefSeq v2.1, whole genome shotgun sequence, one region includes:
- the LOC123068279 gene encoding E3 ubiquitin-protein ligase EL5 produces the protein MDPFHGILIAAAILVLFLIFVVFPLSFLRYYYFSTGAAEVPAPRGVGPELLGSLPVTVYRTADHVGVVECAVCLAGLQDGEQARFLPCCGHGFHAGCISVWLASRSTCPLCRVTVIGKIPDALRPTSLPPTLQEPANYAGNLPASVLNC, from the coding sequence ATGGACCCGTTCCACGGCATACTCATCGCGGCGGCCATCCTCGTGCTGTTCCTCATCTTCGTCGTCTTCCCGCTCAGCTTCCTCCGCTACTACTACTTCAGCACCGGCGCCGCCGAGGTGCCCGCGCCGAGGGGCGTCGGCCCGGAGCTGCTGGGCTCGCTGCCGGTCACGGTGTACCGCACGGCGGACCACGTCGGGGTGGTGGAGTGCGCGGTGTGCCTGGCCGGGCTCCAGGACGGGGAGCAGGCGAGGTTCCTGCCCTGCTGCGGCCACGGGTTCCACGCCGGGTGCATCAGCGTGTGGCTGGCGTCCCGCTCCACCTGCCCGCTCTGCCGGGTCACAGTCATCGGCAAGATTCCCGACGCGCTTAGGCCGACGAGTCTCCCTCCCACACTGCAGGAGCCGGCGAATTACGCCGGGAACCTGCCGGCGAGTGTGCTGAACTGCTGA